The following are from one region of the Desulfovibrio legallii genome:
- a CDS encoding ABC transporter ATP-binding protein — protein sequence MSAYTAPTPPDYKGALLLAKNVTMRFGGVTAVSDLTLALPQGAIAGIIGPNGAGKTTAFNVLSGFYTPQEGEVLFSGQSIKGLHPNDICRLGLARTFQNIRLSQQMSVLENIMVGCHVRRHCPWWMAPLGLPAFYKEEAAIAGKSRQLADRVGLSENLNDQAGSLPYGAQRRLEIARALATEPRLLLLDEPAAGMNPQESLELMHFIGHIRDEFGLTILLIEHDMKVVMGVCQYIWVMEYGALIAEGGPDAVRSNPVVIRAYLGEDAPAGGK from the coding sequence ATGAGCGCCTACACCGCACCCACCCCCCCGGACTACAAGGGGGCGCTGCTGCTGGCCAAAAACGTGACTATGCGCTTTGGCGGCGTCACCGCCGTGAGCGACCTGACCCTGGCTCTGCCCCAGGGGGCCATTGCCGGCATCATCGGCCCCAACGGCGCGGGCAAAACCACGGCCTTCAATGTGCTCAGCGGCTTTTACACCCCGCAGGAAGGGGAGGTGCTGTTTAGTGGCCAAAGCATCAAGGGCCTGCATCCCAACGATATCTGCCGTCTGGGCCTTGCCCGCACCTTTCAGAACATCCGCCTTTCGCAGCAGATGAGCGTGCTGGAAAATATTATGGTGGGCTGCCACGTGCGGCGGCACTGCCCCTGGTGGATGGCCCCCCTGGGCCTGCCCGCCTTTTACAAGGAAGAAGCGGCCATTGCGGGAAAAAGCCGCCAACTGGCCGATCGGGTGGGCCTGAGCGAAAATCTGAACGACCAGGCCGGCAGCCTGCCCTACGGGGCACAGCGGCGGCTGGAAATTGCCCGGGCCCTGGCTACGGAACCACGTCTGCTTTTGCTGGACGAACCAGCCGCGGGCATGAACCCGCAGGAAAGCCTGGAACTTATGCATTTTATCGGGCATATCCGAGACGAGTTCGGCCTCACCATCTTGCTCATTGAGCACGATATGAAGGTGGTCATGGGCGTGTGCCAGTATATCTGGGTTATGGAATACGGCGCGTTGATCGCCGAGGGCGGCCCCGATGCCGTGCGCAGCAACCCCGTGGTCATCCGCGCCTATCTGGGCGAGGACGCGCCCGCGGGCGGCAAATAG
- a CDS encoding ABC transporter ATP-binding protein, with protein sequence MLEIKDLQVRYGGIQAVQGVSLDIPRGSIVTLIGANGAGKSSIIRSIAGLNKHIGGDILLTRHEGEPPVSLRGLKPEDMVRKGISLSPEGRRILPHLSVEENLLLGAYSRSDSSAIAEDLDWVYTLFPRLKERNWQKGGTLSGGEQQMLAVGRALMSRPDLLMLDEPSLGLAPLLVREIFAIIQRINQEGKTVLLVEQNAYAALSVAHYAYILEVGRVVLAGPGKEMLENPKVKEAYLGG encoded by the coding sequence ATCCTTGAAATCAAAGACCTGCAGGTGCGCTACGGCGGCATTCAGGCTGTGCAGGGCGTGAGCCTGGACATCCCGCGCGGCAGCATCGTGACCCTTATCGGGGCCAACGGCGCGGGCAAGAGCAGCATTATCCGCTCCATCGCAGGGCTGAACAAGCATATCGGCGGCGACATTCTGCTCACCCGGCACGAGGGCGAACCGCCCGTGTCCTTGCGGGGGCTCAAGCCCGAAGACATGGTCCGCAAGGGCATTTCCCTTTCGCCCGAAGGACGCCGCATCCTTCCGCATTTGAGCGTGGAGGAAAATCTTCTTCTGGGCGCGTATTCCCGTTCGGACTCTTCGGCCATTGCTGAAGATCTGGACTGGGTCTACACCCTGTTTCCCCGCCTCAAAGAACGCAACTGGCAGAAGGGCGGCACCCTTTCCGGCGGCGAACAGCAAATGCTGGCCGTGGGCCGTGCCCTCATGAGCCGCCCGGACCTGCTCATGCTGGACGAGCCCTCCCTGGGACTGGCGCCGCTTTTGGTGCGCGAAATTTTTGCCATCATCCAGCGCATCAACCAGGAGGGCAAGACCGTCCTGCTGGTGGAGCAGAACGCTTACGCGGCCCTTTCTGTGGCGCACTACGCCTACATTCTGGAAGTGGGCCGGGTGGTTTTAGCTGGTCCTGGTAAAGAAATGCTTGAAAATCCAAAGGTTAAAGAGGCTTACCTGGGCGGCTAG
- a CDS encoding M16 family metallopeptidase gives MARHGFLLTLFFLLLATSASAAQAAPGKDMLLTRLPNGLTVCIVKDTRFPLAATRLYVRTGSANETAAQAGISHLLEHMVFKGTEHRPKGQVAKDVEALGGYLNAATSFDKTWFITDMPAAHWRTGMDVVKEMAFQASLDPKELESEKKVVISELERDQDQPMSRLFESLQTSTLHNTVYGRPVIGYKDTVRAVTADDLRAYVRRWYQPRNMLLLVAGDVDPQAVLEHARQLFGGLTNSGDQAAPAPVDLSAAPGGPQVEVIRGPWSKVYLGLAFPAPALSDVRSTDLDVLSYLLGGDGTSLFYRKYKYEQQLVDSIGMGNMSLARAGLLYLSAQMDADKLEPFWQGLTKDLASLAAKDFSDESVRRAVFNLEDGMDRSSETLSGLAAWTGSVQFDLGGAQAEANMRAALGSVDQNRLRTALSRWLQPQALRVRVLAPEKAQLPDLEAILRANWPAPAAPKGPAPQAADAAKAETFDLGGGRTLILLPDATVPYAAVQLSFPGGNALLAAENQGLAGLTARTLTDGCADLDAQGVERWLAQRAASLDASAGLQTFTVSLTGPARFNADYFALLQDLLTKPRFEEQEVRREVSDMLSDLRQRADRPTGLLFSRLNPFLYPNGQPYGLDPLGTPESLARFTPKDVRSFWEQQLRQPWVLAVAGDFDREAVLTFARSLPVPQGKALSVSLPVWGTDKKLDLHLPGRNQAHVLEVFRAVPPDHPDAPALLLLQAVLSGQSGLLFSQMRDVEGLGYTVTAFYRAMPLAGMMAFYIGTTPDKVEQARQGFARIIAQVQAKALPEELLRAAVNRLRGEYYRDRQSLGARAGESATDAVLGRPQGFDLTLIDKAAKLSPEQVQTAARIYLTPPNRYDLLLQP, from the coding sequence ATGGCACGCCACGGTTTTTTATTAACACTGTTTTTTCTGTTGCTGGCGACGTCCGCGTCTGCCGCTCAGGCCGCACCGGGCAAGGACATGCTGCTTACCCGGCTGCCTAACGGGCTGACGGTCTGCATTGTCAAAGATACCCGCTTCCCCCTGGCGGCCACGCGCCTTTATGTGCGTACGGGTTCCGCCAATGAAACGGCGGCCCAGGCCGGCATCAGCCACTTGCTGGAGCATATGGTCTTCAAGGGCACGGAGCACCGGCCCAAAGGGCAGGTAGCCAAGGATGTGGAAGCCCTGGGCGGCTACCTCAACGCGGCCACAAGTTTTGACAAAACCTGGTTCATTACGGATATGCCCGCCGCCCACTGGCGCACTGGCATGGACGTGGTCAAGGAAATGGCCTTTCAGGCTTCTCTGGACCCCAAGGAGCTGGAGTCCGAAAAGAAAGTGGTCATCTCCGAGCTGGAGCGCGACCAGGACCAGCCCATGAGCCGCCTGTTTGAAAGCCTCCAGACTTCCACCCTGCACAATACCGTCTACGGACGGCCCGTCATCGGTTATAAGGATACGGTGCGCGCCGTCACGGCCGACGACCTGCGGGCCTATGTGCGCCGCTGGTATCAGCCGCGCAACATGCTGCTGCTGGTGGCCGGCGATGTGGACCCCCAGGCTGTGCTGGAGCACGCCCGTCAGCTCTTCGGCGGGCTGACCAACAGCGGCGACCAGGCGGCCCCGGCCCCGGTGGACCTGAGTGCGGCCCCCGGCGGGCCACAGGTGGAAGTCATCCGCGGCCCCTGGAGCAAGGTCTATCTGGGGCTGGCTTTTCCCGCGCCTGCCCTGAGCGACGTGCGCTCCACCGATCTGGACGTGCTGAGCTATCTGCTGGGCGGCGACGGCACCTCCCTGTTCTACCGCAAATACAAGTATGAACAACAGCTGGTGGACAGCATCGGCATGGGCAATATGAGCCTGGCCCGCGCGGGCCTGCTCTACCTCTCGGCCCAGATGGACGCGGACAAGCTCGAGCCCTTCTGGCAGGGCCTGACCAAAGACCTGGCAAGCCTCGCCGCCAAAGACTTCAGCGATGAAAGCGTGCGCCGGGCCGTGTTCAACCTGGAAGACGGCATGGATCGCTCGTCCGAAACCCTCAGCGGCCTGGCGGCCTGGACTGGAAGCGTGCAGTTTGATCTGGGCGGCGCACAGGCGGAAGCCAATATGCGCGCGGCCCTGGGCAGCGTGGACCAGAACCGCCTGCGTACAGCCCTGAGCCGCTGGCTGCAGCCTCAGGCCCTGCGAGTGCGCGTGCTGGCGCCGGAAAAAGCCCAGTTGCCCGACCTGGAAGCCATTCTGCGCGCCAACTGGCCCGCCCCGGCCGCGCCCAAAGGGCCCGCGCCGCAGGCCGCCGATGCCGCCAAGGCCGAAACCTTTGACCTGGGCGGGGGCCGTACGCTCATTTTGCTGCCCGATGCCACTGTACCCTATGCCGCAGTGCAGCTCTCCTTCCCCGGCGGCAACGCGCTGCTTGCGGCTGAGAACCAGGGGCTGGCCGGTCTGACCGCCCGAACCCTGACGGACGGCTGCGCCGACCTGGACGCCCAGGGCGTGGAACGCTGGTTGGCCCAGCGCGCTGCCTCTCTGGACGCCAGCGCCGGGTTGCAGACCTTTACCGTATCCCTCACCGGCCCGGCGCGTTTTAATGCGGACTACTTTGCCCTGCTGCAAGACCTGTTGACCAAACCGCGTTTTGAGGAGCAGGAAGTGCGTCGCGAAGTCAGCGACATGCTTTCCGACCTGCGCCAACGCGCGGACAGGCCTACGGGGCTGCTGTTCTCCCGCTTGAATCCCTTCCTCTATCCCAACGGTCAGCCCTACGGCCTGGACCCGCTGGGCACGCCGGAATCTCTGGCCCGCTTCACCCCCAAGGATGTGCGCAGCTTCTGGGAACAGCAACTGCGGCAGCCCTGGGTGCTGGCCGTGGCGGGCGACTTTGATCGCGAAGCCGTGCTGACCTTTGCCCGCAGCTTGCCCGTGCCCCAGGGCAAAGCCCTCAGCGTGTCGCTGCCCGTCTGGGGTACGGATAAAAAGCTGGACCTGCATCTGCCCGGCCGTAACCAGGCTCATGTGCTGGAGGTCTTTCGCGCCGTGCCGCCGGACCACCCGGACGCCCCGGCCCTGCTCCTGCTCCAGGCTGTGCTTTCCGGCCAGAGCGGCCTGCTGTTCAGCCAGATGCGGGACGTGGAGGGCCTGGGCTATACGGTCACGGCCTTCTACCGCGCCATGCCGCTGGCCGGCATGATGGCCTTTTATATTGGCACCACGCCGGACAAGGTGGAACAGGCCCGCCAGGGCTTTGCCAGGATTATCGCCCAGGTGCAGGCCAAAGCCCTGCCCGAAGAACTGCTGCGCGCCGCGGTCAACCGCCTGCGCGGCGAATACTACCGTGACCGGCAAAGCCTGGGCGCGCGCGCCGGCGAATCCGCCACAGACGCCGTGCTGGGCCGCCCCCAGGGTTTTGATCTGACCCTTATTGACAAGGCCGCCAAGCTCAGCCCCGAACAGGTCCAGACCGCAGCCCGCATCTACCTTACCCCCCCCAACCGCTACGACCTGCTCCTGCAGCCGTAG